A window of Seriola aureovittata isolate HTS-2021-v1 ecotype China chromosome 17, ASM2101889v1, whole genome shotgun sequence genomic DNA:
CTGTCCATGAGAGGTCTCCCTGAGCGAAGACACGACagattcatgtgtgtgtgtgtgtgtgtgtgcctatttGTAATATGTGCCTGCAACTGTAtgcatgaagtgtgtgtgatgtgtgggCTGCTACTTACACCATCAGCCTGCTCTGGAACACCTGCAAAAACAAAGCCAGAGGACATGCTCAGGAAACACAAGGAGTCTGAGGATTAAAAGAAGGCTTGCACACTCATCAGCACTCCAATGAACGGCTCCCCACTCCTGGCAGCTCATCATGTTTCGTACATTCACACTATTACGTATCCGCTAGTAGGTTTTTTCCTGTGTGCAAGGAGCACAtagagcaaaaaaacaaaccagacacaTGTTCTTCTTCACTTCTGCTGCATCACTATGTGACTCATGATGACGTGCAAACTGCTAGGAGTTATTAGGAGCCAATGACTGAACAATGGGCAAGAGTTTCCCCCAGGAGTATCAAACAATGGAGTATGTTTCTCACTTCGTCTTAACGGATGTACCCGCTGTTTGGCTCTGATTGTTGGAACAGGAAGTTCTTTTTGATGAAAGCAGGAAGTGAACACCTGGCGACTGGGCCTTCTGTTTTAATGGGACATTCTTTCGCTAACAATACAGATGTTTACAGTATGAGCTGATCCTGTTTCCTGGcgcttttttttcaaatgtcagcCAGTGGCCTGATTTCTCTCACCCTGTAAGTGGGATTTGAATGAAGAGCAGGATGTTAGTCATACCTTGCTTGGAGTTCCTCACTTCGCTGTACACAGTGTTTGTGCCCGTCTCCACTGGAGCTAACATGGAACAAACAAGCAATTGTTTTAGGCAGTGGTTTTCATGTCAAATTGATTCAATTTAACGACTGTTTTATGACTATACActtgaaaaaatatcaaaactcaGAGGCAGTTTCACCTCCGTTCGGATCTGCCTGTCTGGTCTTCACCTCTTTGTACTGAGGTTCTGTAGCAGTCACACTGTTCTGGTCATCGGACTCTATAGCAACAAAACAGTGACCAGCATTAATAAATTTAAACTTCATTGCATttcatattatttaatatacagCAAACAATATAGCAGTCAAATGAAgtaatatgtaaaaaatatagatatagataaGATGAAGGCTGGTGCTATTCTATATTGTTCTTATTGTTATTAAATGTAGTTAATTCTGAGTTCCACATACACCaccctgctgctgtaaatatcCACCAGTCCACCCAATCtgtattaatccgcagctgaaaatagtccctcaCTAATACATTATCTACTTTAGTTgagtaaaaactacagtgctcAGCTGTTGAGGAAATGAGATGGGCTGAGGATCACAGACAGGGTAGGGACGTCAGAAAGTattgagagagacagactgacagactgacacattgttggttttgacggtaagaaaaatacacattaataCCAGTCTTACCctttcattaaaatgtgcataaaattaaaaactatgTGTCTACTCAGTCTACTCACCGGAGCCTGACACATGTTCACTCCAAACACTTTTTCCGATCATGCCTGGTGTGACTacacagagaggacaaaaaCAGCACTAGCTGTTGAATCAGTATAAACGTACATCACTGCTTCAGAATGAAGAGTAAACAAAGAGAACATGTTTGAAACTAGTTTGCCCTTAAGCCCAATTTGCAGCCATGTATTTGTATCAGTATAAGAGGCTTTACCGTTTGCAGCCTCATTGACCTCTGCCTGGGTGAGGCTCAGCCGCTCCACTTTGGTGCTGGCTGACTTCCTAAGACGAGGTGGACACAATTAGCTTTTTAAAACAGGAAGCTCCTATGGGCGTCACCATACTTCTTCTAACTCTTATTACTTCAcctttaaaatattgatttttgatAAGAATAAGAGCAATGTTACTCACACTGACAGCTTCTttgctgttttccttttaaatggAAGGAAACGTGTTTTAATGGCGATAACAAGGACCAAGGCCAGTATGAGCAGGATGCAGAGGACTGCAATAAGACCTTTTTTCCAGCCGGCCATCTTCACTGTAGAATACATATGAATCAAAATGATAAAACTCAGCATTCAAAATTTAATCACAAAACCTCAAAACTTCTCTGTTTTATGTAGTTTACCTCTCACAAGTATGAACATCTCATTTCATAATCATGTTAGAATTCAGATAAGGTTATTTCAGTCTATAAATCTAAGTCTATAAATTGCCTCAGGGACTATACTTCCAACTTGCTATGGCTCAATTACTAATATTCTAGTTGTATTCTAATGAATACTGAGTCAAAAAACAATAAGTGTGTCCTGATGGtgtaaaacaaagtgaaaaacagtttgttaTTCCTCTTTTTCTAATAGTACAAtgttatatacatatatagacATATCAGAACACATTCACGGCTGTTATCACTGCTATTAACTGAAGATAAAACACACCTCTAATCATGACAGTGTCACTCTGTTTGGTTTCGTTGGCTGGGTTGGTGCTCACACAGTAGTATCCTCCTTTGTGCTCTCCCCTGACATTTTGTATGAAGTAGGATCTTTCAAGCGTTTTGGAGGTCTGCAAATCGAGAGCACCCTTCATCTCAGTGTGGTACCAGGTGAAGATGATGGGAGGAGTGCCTTTCTTAACAGAGCAGGTGAGAGTTGCGTCCTGACCCTCAGACACTTCCCCCATGCTGGGGACAATGGTCAACTTTGGTACTGACACAGGCTCTGCAGAGAATAAAATGTATGTGAGACTCACAGTCCACAATCATTTGACATtggtttaaatgtttgtcactGTTCCTGCATCAAACACACCTATGATGTTGATTGAATGGAGCAGCGGCTGCACTAATCCTACTGCGGGAGGCCTGTGTTGACTGTTTTTCGCGTGGCAAATAAACTTGTTTAACTCAGAGCTCTCCAAAATGGCTGGGGAGTTAAAGATGGCTTGTTCTCCAGGGTTGCTCACCACCACAAACTCCTTCGAGTTGCCAGAATAGAATAGGGTGTACGTGATGGGCAAAGTGCCAGTGTCACTGTGACAGAGTAGCTGGAAGCTCTTTCCCAACACCAGCGTACCCCCCACCACGCTCAGCACGGGTTTTGAAACAGGAACTGGAAATAAAGATAATCAGCCAGTTAGTCAGTGCAACAGAAACAAAGGTCAGCTCAGCAGGTGTAAtttttaccatgttcaccatcttagtttagtctatgctaacatttgctaattagcactaaaaatAACGTGCAGCtcaggctgatgggaatgtcatttgTACTTCGTCATAACCAACATATCcaacaaactgaaattttgacctggtgatggataaatgaaaagtcaggatTATCAAAGTGATTTCATGTCATCCTTAGAGGAACGTGGATGTCAGAACCAAATTTCAAGGCAATCAATCCAATAGTTGTCAATAGCgataaaaatccaaaatgtcaACCTTGTTGTGACTCTAGAGCATAAAGGTCGTTAGGCATCAATGAGTGTCTGGAACAAAGTGGTGGTCTCCACAAAAACATCCAGCTGTAATGATTGCAATTTCAAGTTCATGACTTACTTTTGGCTTTAACAACAAGCGTTTGGCTTTCTTTTTCGACATTGTGTGTAAGAGAAGTAGTCTCGGCTCGACAGGTGTAGTTGCCATTTCTATCAGGGTGTGATATACTAATGAATGTCTGTGAAGGGATGAGcctgttgttgtctttgtagATGGAGAACTTCATTGTGCCATTCCTGATCCTCTCAGGAAagtagacagagacagagcaggtcAGTTTGAAGTGGTCTCCCACAAATAGGTCAGCAGGCTCCAAAGTCAAGCGTGGCTTTGAAAACAGCTCTGTTGGGCAGACAACAGAAATCAAGCATTGCACAATCTTTGTGCagcaatatgttttttatttatttattaggaACATAGAAAAGCGCTTTAAATATCAATGAGAGGGTTCTTAATGAGGAGGGTACACAGTACTTGCCTTGGACTGTGATTTCCTTATAGGTTTCTTTCTGCACATTGCCCCTCTCCGCCTTACACACAAGCTTCCCAGAGTCCTTTGCTATAAATCGATGGTTAAGGCTGACTCGGGCTTTCTTGAGGACCTTGCTGTCCTTCGTCAGGAATACTTCAACCTTCTCCTGTGAAGTGTTCACTTTGCAGACCACCTCCATTAGGTCACCCTCAGTGACATTAGAAGAGGGCAGCACATTCATGGATGGGGAAATTTGGACTCCTGCAAGACACATATCGAAATAGTTAATCACACATCCTCCTGCAGGAAATCTGATCTTTTCTTGGCAACATAACAACTCTTCTAATCACCTTCAATTTCCACTTGAATCTCGTTGCTGTGGTCGGAGGGGCTGGTCCCAGAAACCAAATTGATCACATAGTCGCAGTACAGGGAGTAGTTTCCAGCGTGTCTCAGGACCAGTGTGGTTTCTGATGAGTTCCCAGTCGGTGCTACCTGTTTCATCTTCTCAGGTTTTTTGTTTCCAAATCTTTGGAAAAAACGGAACATGAGGGATCCCTTCTCCTCCGGAGCACCGCAGGTGGCTATGAAGTCATCACCCTCATAGAATGTAGTCTTATTCAGATACAGGATGGGGGTCTGCAGGCCTGGGGAAAGGAAAACCCAATAGGACAGTGGAAAGCAAAGCCATTACTCTACATACTGGCTGTTCAGATATAACAGTACACATACATGTGCTGCCAGGGTATAGGGAATGTATCACTGTTGGGCATGTGAAAACCCTATCTTGCCAAAAAGAAACTTAAACATGACGATAAATAATCcagtttttgtgtgttgcagCATATCAACTACAAAGGATTAACTACAAAGGTGTATATTTACATTCTTGacaataattttaaataaataagtttgcTTTAAGTCAAAAATACTATTCTTAATGGCAGAGGAAACTAACAACATGTTTTCTATAGCCTCAATAACTTCTTATTGTTTGTCCTTTTTAGCGGCTGTATATTAAATACTTAATGTTGGGAGCTTCCTCGAACACAACGCCAAGGCAGCATTTTACAAATCTCAACAAAACCAAGTGATTATAACATAACTTTTGCAAAACAATAACAGAGCCAAAATGTTCTCTGTGATTGATATTTAACTCAAGAAAGTTCCAGGTGTCTGAAAATGGTCATTTATACAGTGGAATGCAGGAAAATATTCTGTCATGCTGTGGAAATGGTAGGCAGTGGTGTGAATTATTCATCAACTGGAGAAAAATATCAGTGATTTTGTCTTACTAGTTTAAGTTGACTTTTTCTCTCCACCTGATATATGGAAGACTTTTGGGTATATTATTACCTTTTTCATATTACCCATACCAGACAAAAGCAATAATAAACCCTGGTTTGAGAAATTGAACCTTTACCTATGACGTCAAGTTTCTGGCTGGAGTTGGTTCTGCTCTTGTCTTTGACTGTGACCCGACAGTCGTAACTTCCAGAGTCGGCTGCCCTGGCTGGGTGGAGTTCATATACAACTGAGTCTTCTGCGGTGGTAGAGGAGTGGATGACAACGTCGTCCCGTTTAAGCTGGAAAGTGTGTGTCAGGTTTGGGATGTTGGTATGACTCACTTTGACCTGGCAGCGTATGGTAACCGGTGTCCCACTCTCAACGGTCTTGTTGGGTAGGATTGTAAGGCCAACGGCATCTATAATGTATGCTGTAGGTCCCAAAgttgcacagacacacaaacatgcacgcatattagaaataaattatttcatttggaCTTCATCTCTTGCTTAtttaaaaccaacacaaaaagAGTGAAGTTATAATACAATACAAGAGTCAGGGTCTATTATTCTCTCCACAATAAAGGTGAAGGCGCTCCCTGGCCCGCAGGCTACTGCACAGTGACCAGGAGCAGCTGAAGGAAGGAAAAGGCTTCAACAAACAGTGTCTGACCCTCTCCTTCCCCTGGGAGAGCTCTGTTGATTTATCCctgcctctgctctctctcagcAACAACACTGTGTGACCTGCCTCAACAGCTACAAAACAATCACATAGTCCACATCCTCAAAGTACTGCTGCGGGTTTGTGCACCAGGCTTGGTGATGTAGGTGGCTGAGGCGGTGAATACCGGGCTCATTCAGCCGCTGTAGAAATAGTGCATATATATACAGTGAGAAAGTGCATTCTTGACCTTGATTATTTTGACAAAGAACACATGTAGGTGTTGCAATTTTCGAGAGATAGTTGAAAAACACTTATTCACTGTCTTGCTGATAGTTAGATAAGAACATTAATTTGAAACATGCCCCTACTAGCACCTATAAAGTTCATGAATTAACATGTCAgatctattttatttaatctgtagAAATCTGAAGAGTAAAAATGATAATTAGCCATTCATTGGGTGGGTATGTGTAAGGGCTATTTCTTGACTGGGAGCAGTAAATTCCTGATGTCTCTGCTGGTTATTTGCAACCTCAAGGTCACAACAAGACTTCAGGTTgattagtgagcttcagaggtgctggtaggtgcTTTTCTTACCTTTGGACCTCTATACAAGCCAGCAGTTTTCccctcttttcagtttttatgctaagaTTAGCTAACCAGTTGTTGGCTATTGCTTTATATTGAGTGGACAGACATGAAAGCGGTGTCAATTTTCTCATCTGACAATTGGCAAAAAGCGCATTAcccaaaatgttaatttattccTGACTGCCCCTGTAACCATCTAGAACTCCAGATATATCTTGTGTCATTGAAGTCATTAGCATTTTAGTTCAAATTCATGATGTTTGCAAGCTATTAAAACAATTGAGAGGTTCATCCAAATTCATGCTGACGTGAAAGAAATACCTAACCTCACCAGTGACAACTAAAAATAGCTTTGATGAATCTCATTAAAGACTTGCGAATATCAAGGAGGCCAGGAGTGCATAATACAATGCCCATTTCCAGCAAAAAATAACCGTGTGAGGTATAAATAGCTTTCTTGTCTAGTACACCAAGGACTGGATAACATCAAACTGTCTCAACACTGGAGAAAGCCCTGAACCAGTTATTAAACAAGAgtcagatatacagtatagtataatatagttATACTTACACGACTCTCCTGTGGCACACTGTGCTGTGTCTGgagtaaaagaacaaaaaaaatagaagtgAGACTCAAGAGATTAGGTTTAACTGAAGGGACAGCCTTTATCTTTGAAGCAGCACAACAGTGGGTTCTTACCGAAGTGCAGGAGGCTggtgagaagcagcagcaacGGCAGGTTGGGAGGTCTGGAGTCCATCCTGAGTGATGGTGGTTCACTGCTGTATGATTAAAATACAGCTGCAGCGGGCCGACGAGACAGGGGGGCACTCAGAAGAAGAGGGGAGGGCTGTAGGAAGGGAGAGGTGGAGAGTGTGGAAGTGTGGCTGTGGGGGTGGCGATGGGGGGTTCGTCGCCTTATCATACATACTCCTTGTGTTGCTTAACTGATCAGGAAATGGCTGTGACTTCCTCAGGAAGACGAGcatttgcagtgtttttattagtgtgtgagagaagaaaaGTTTCAACAATGCTGCGCAGGAGCCTTGAAGAAACTGCCTGGCCTCACAACCTCCTCAGCTCTCTCTCAATATGGATCCAGTTTCTTACATGATTTAACACCTAATTACGAATCACACTCATGTAGCGCTATGCTAACTGCATGGTCCATGACTACATATGGTAATATTAGAGATTAGACTGTTGCTTTCCTCTGATAGacgaacaaaaacaacaaacacatcaggAATTATGCAACAACCTGAAGGCTTTGCTCCACTTTGCTTGGCCCACAAACTCACCTCTTAAATTGTTAATGTCATCTGCTGTTTCTTTACTGAACTGCAGGGATTCCTACTGAGTCATGATCCAATCtctaattaaatatattaagCATAATCAAAACATTCACCACCTTATACCCCAAGTTTAATCCTCTCTCCAGTGCTTGGTGCCCGCTTGTTAAAGCTGTGAAATTATGATGGCGCCACTGAATCATTTATAGGATACAAACTAAGATCTTAGCAACTGCCAAGCTTTAACTGCAGAGTGTGTACTGATGTTTTATATATCATGGACAcgtgcaaaaaaataaataatcatcaaGTGTTTGGGAGATTTGGGGGGAAATGCACAACATAAGGGAATGTCAGATTTAATCATTATGGTATCAGTCCTTCAGTTCATCTACTATCCTGCCAATGACAAATTAGACTTGAGTGGGGAGACAGTGTTGTTGATCAGCTGCTAATCACACAACAAATATTGTGGTTATCAGGGATGTTTCCCAATCAAATAAAGCTTCAGAAGCCTTGGGCAACAGGATTCCTCTGGGGAGCAGTCACTCCACTCATCACTGTATATTTCCCACAGAATCACTGGTAGTGCACAGAATATTAATATCAGTCTGCAAATGATCGTTTTAACTTTTGTTGTCACAGATGCAAAATTGTGCAAATAGTTTTA
This region includes:
- the pecam1a gene encoding platelet endothelial cell adhesion molecule isoform X1, with amino-acid sequence MDSRPPNLPLLLLLTSLLHFDTAQCATGESSYIIDAVGLTILPNKTVESGTPVTIRCQVKVSHTNIPNLTHTFQLKRDDVVIHSSTTAEDSVVYELHPARAADSGSYDCRVTVKDKSRTNSSQKLDVIGLQTPILYLNKTTFYEGDDFIATCGAPEEKGSLMFRFFQRFGNKKPEKMKQVAPTGNSSETTLVLRHAGNYSLYCDYVINLVSGTSPSDHSNEIQVEIEGVQISPSMNVLPSSNVTEGDLMEVVCKVNTSQEKVEVFLTKDSKVLKKARVSLNHRFIAKDSGKLVCKAERGNVQKETYKEITVQELFSKPRLTLEPADLFVGDHFKLTCSVSVYFPERIRNGTMKFSIYKDNNRLIPSQTFISISHPDRNGNYTCRAETTSLTHNVEKESQTLVVKAKIPVSKPVLSVVGGTLVLGKSFQLLCHSDTGTLPITYTLFYSGNSKEFVVVSNPGEQAIFNSPAILESSELNKFICHAKNSQHRPPAVGLVQPLLHSINIIEPVSVPKLTIVPSMGEVSEGQDATLTCSVKKGTPPIIFTWYHTEMKGALDLQTSKTLERSYFIQNVRGEHKGGYYCVSTNPANETKQSDTVMIRVKMAGWKKGLIAVLCILLILALVLVIAIKTRFLPFKRKTAKKLSVKSASTKVERLSLTQAEVNEAANVTPGMIGKSVWSEHVSGSESDDQNSVTATEPQYKEVKTRQADPNGAPVETGTNTVYSEVRNSKQGVPEQADGQGSVEYAQLNHDTDHHGDHGEHTDHSVQDDHIDVIDNSVDTNTADHGE
- the pecam1a gene encoding platelet endothelial cell adhesion molecule isoform X2, producing MDSRPPNLPLLLLLTSLLHFDTAQCATGESSYIIDAVGLTILPNKTVESGTPVTIRCQVKVSHTNIPNLTHTFQLKRDDVVIHSSTTAEDSVVYELHPARAADSGSYDCRVTVKDKSRTNSSQKLDVIGLQTPILYLNKTTFYEGDDFIATCGAPEEKGSLMFRFFQRFGNKKPEKMKQVAPTGNSSETTLVLRHAGNYSLYCDYVINLVSGTSPSDHSNEIQVEIEGVQISPSMNVLPSSNVTEGDLMEVVCKVNTSQEKVEVFLTKDSKVLKKARVSLNHRFIAKDSGKLVCKAERGNVQKETYKEITVQELFSKPRLTLEPADLFVGDHFKLTCSVSVYFPERIRNGTMKFSIYKDNNRLIPSQTFISISHPDRNGNYTCRAETTSLTHNVEKESQTLVVKAKIPVSKPVLSVVGGTLVLGKSFQLLCHSDTGTLPITYTLFYSGNSKEFVVVSNPGEQAIFNSPAILESSELNKFICHAKNSQHRPPAVGLVQPLLHSINIIEPVSVPKLTIVPSMGEVSEGQDATLTCSVKKGTPPIIFTWYHTEMKGALDLQTSKTLERSYFIQNVRGEHKGGYYCVSTNPANETKQSDTVMIRVKMAGWKKGLIAVLCILLILALVLVIAIKTRFLPFKRKTAKKLSVKSASTKVERLSLTQAEVNEAANVTPGMIGKSVWSEHVSGSESDDQNSVTATEPQYKEVKTRQADPNGAPVETGTNTVYSEVRNSKQGVPEQADGGSVEYAQLNHDTDHHGDHGEHTDHSVQDDHIDVIDNSVDTNTADHGE